The Flaviramulus sp. BrNp1-15 genome has a window encoding:
- the rplV gene encoding 50S ribosomal protein L22, whose protein sequence is MGSRKKQMADAIKEGKKQVAFAKLNNCPTSPRKMRLVADLVRGEKVENALNILKFNQKEASGRLEKLLLSAIANWQAKNEDADVESAELFVKEIRVDGGSMLKRLRPAPQGRAHRIRKRSNHVTLVVGANNNTQA, encoded by the coding sequence ATGGGAAGTCGTAAAAAACAAATGGCAGACGCTATTAAGGAAGGTAAAAAGCAAGTTGCTTTTGCAAAACTTAATAACTGTCCTACGTCACCAAGAAAAATGCGCTTAGTAGCCGATTTAGTAAGAGGTGAAAAGGTAGAAAATGCACTAAATATTTTGAAATTCAACCAAAAAGAAGCATCTGGTCGTTTAGAGAAGTTGTTATTATCAGCTATCGCTAACTGGCAAGCAAAGAATGAAGATGCTGATGTTGAATCTGCAGAATTATTTGTAAAAGAGATTAGAGTTGATGGTGGATCTATGTTAAAAAGATTACGTCCAGCACCTCAAGGTCGTGCACACAGAATTAGAAAACGTTCAAACCACGTAACATTAGTGGTTGGGGCTAACAATAACACACAAGCTTAA
- the rpsS gene encoding 30S ribosomal protein S19 has product MARSLKKGPYVHYKLEKKVAVNVENNKKTVIKTWSRASMITPDFVGQTIAVHNGRQFVPVYVTENMVGHKLGEFSPTRSFRGHAGAKNKGKK; this is encoded by the coding sequence ATGGCAAGATCATTAAAAAAAGGACCTTACGTTCATTATAAATTAGAAAAGAAAGTAGCTGTTAATGTTGAAAACAATAAAAAAACAGTAATCAAAACTTGGTCTCGTGCCAGTATGATTACTCCAGATTTTGTTGGACAAACTATAGCAGTACACAATGGCCGTCAATTTGTACCAGTTTATGTAACTGAAAACATGGTAGGTCATAAATTAGGAGAATTTTCACCAACACGTTCATTCCGTGGGCATGCAGGTGCTAAAAATAAAGGTAAAAAGTAG